In Leptolyngbya sp. O-77, the genomic window ATTCATTCCGTGATTCAAGACAACGAGGCGGCGCTGATTGCCACAAAGCGGGCGCTGGCCCTGTCCAAAAAATATCAGCGGCGGCTGCACATTCTGCACCTGTCTACGGGGGAGGAGGCGGAACTGCTGCGGCAAGACAAGCCCGCCTGGGTGACGGCCGAAGTTACGCCCCAGCACTTGCTGCTAAATACCTATGCCTACGAAACCATCGGCACGCTGGCACAGATGAACCCGCCGCTGCGATCGCCCCAGGACAACGCCATTCTCTGGCAAGCGCTGATGGACGGCGTACTGGACTTCATCGCCACCGACCACGCCCCCCACACGCTGGAGGAAAAAGCCCAGACCTATCCCAACACACCCCTCTCTGGGATGCCCGGTGTGGAAACCTCGCTGCCGCTGATGCTGACCCAAGCCGCCAAAGGACGCTGCACCGTCGCCCAGGTCGTGAACTGGATGTCTACCGCTGTCGCCAAAGCCTACAAAATTCCCAACAAAGGGGCGATCGCCCCCGGTTACGATGCCGATCTGGTGCTGGTAGACCTCGAAACTTACCGTCCCGTGCGCCGCGAAACGCTGAAAACCAAATGCGGCTGGAGTCCCTTTGAGGGCTGGGATCTGACGGGCTGGCCCGTAGTCACGATCGTCGGCGGTCAGGTGGTGTTTGACCACGGCACGCTGAATACGGCAGTGCGAGGGCAGGCGCTGCGGTTTGAGTGAGGAAGGAAAAAACGAAAAACGAAGAACGAAAAACGAAAAACGAAAAACGAAAACCCCATTCTTCCCTCTTCGTTCTTCCCTCTTCGTTCTTCCCTCTTCGTTCTTCGCTCTTCCTTCTTCCCTCTTCGTTCTTCGCTCTTCCTTCTTCCCTCTCCCCCTTCTGCTATATCGTGAAAAAGAAATCCGATCGAGCGAACGCTGCATGACTTTATCTGAAATTGGCGTGGCCGTGGTGGGCACGGGGTTTGGGCAAAAGATCCATATCCCCGGCTTCCAGATTCATCATCAAACGAAATTGGTGGCAGTGCAGCACCGCGATCGCCCCAAGGCAGAGGCGATCGCCCAGGCGCACAACATTCCCCACGCCTGCCAGAGTGTAGAAGAAGTCGTTGCGCTGCCAGAGGTGCAGGCAGTCAGCATTACCACACCGCCGTTTTTGCACTATGAGCAGGCGAAAACCGTGCTGAACGCGGGCAAACATTTGCTGCTCGAAAAGCCCACAGCAATGTCGCTGGCAGAGGCAGAGGAACTGCGGGACATAGCACAGGCAAGGGGACTCGTTGCGGCGCTAGATTTTGAGTTCCGCTTTGTGCCCGCCTGGATGCGGCTGGCAGAACTGCTAGCCGAAGGGTTCGTCGGGCAAAAGCGTTTGGTAAAAGTGGACTGGCTGGTGAGCGGTCGCGCTGATGCCAATCGCCCCTGGAACTGGTACGCCCGCAAAGACCAGGGCGGCGGCGCACTGGGGGCGCTCGGTTCCCACACGTTCGACTATTTGCGCTGGCTGTTTGGCCCGGCGACGCGGCTCTGCGGTAGCCTCAGCACCACCATTCCCACCCGTCCTGACCCTGCTACGGGTGAACCAAAACCTGTCGATTCAGACGATACCGGTCGGATCTGGCTAGAACTGGCAGACGGCACGCCCGTGCAAATCACCCTTAGCACCGTCACGTTTCAGGGGCGCGGGCATTGGGTGGAAGTGTATGGCGATCGCGGCACGCTGATTCTCGGCAGCGACCACCAAACCGACTATGTGCATGGCTTTAAGCTCTGGGCAGCGCCGCCGGGCCAGCCGCTCACCGAAGTGGAAATTCCTGAGCGCCTCGCGTTTCCTCAAACCTATCCCGACGGTCGCCTCGCGCCGTTTATTCGGGTGGTGGATAGCTGGGTGCGGGCGATCGCCCAGGAACCCTCCCCCATGCCCACGCTGGCCGATGGGGTCTATTCGCAGCGGCTAATCGACCGCACCCACGAATCCCATCAAAAAGGAGGCTGGGTGAGCCTGTAGCAACTCCTCCCAGCCCCCTGGTTCGTTTGTCTTATTTGTCAAACAAATTTGTCAAACAAAGTCGATTAGCGACGAATCCGCACTTACCGGCTAGTAAAGTTGCTGCGTCCGTGGTCGATGCCTGAGCCAGTCACGCTGCAAAAACTGCGGCTGATTGACGTGCCGCCGCTAGTCTGGATATTGCAAGTGCCAGATGCAGGAACCGTGCGATAGCCCATCTCAGACGAGCGAAACTGGTTGACCTGAAGCTCCACCGCGCCTTCAAAGTTGCTACGCACCGTGCCAATGTATTCGATGCTGAAGCGCCCACTCGTAAGGCTGATAGAACCATCGCGGTTTTGGCGACCAATCACAAGCTGAGCCTCGCCAGATCCGTCATAGCGGGCATTGTCGATCGTGCCCGTGCTGCGAAATACGTCGTTGGTTGGGCTGGGCGAGGGCGAAGGGCGGGGCGGGGGAGCGCTGGCAGACAGGTATTGGGCAAAGACCCAGCCCTCGCCGCCGCGCTCGCCCACTACAAAGGCCCAACTACCCTGGCGGCGGATGATCTCGACGCGATCGCCCTCGCGCAGTACAAAAGTTACGGGGTGGCTCGTGCCCGGGCCCCGACGTACGTTCAGCTCATCAACCGTCACCGTTGCCACCTGAGCCAGTGCAGCAGTTGCCGCAATGACCAGCGCTGAGCAGGCCGCAACACCGCCCGCAATCCAATGTTTCACACGCATATTAATCATTAGTTCCTGTTTTACAGAACACACCAAAGCAAACGCCACTGATTTAATGAAAGAGCAGTAGAATTCACACTAAAAATCCAAACTGTCGTATTGACTCACATACAGTAGAAACATCCTGATGCAAAGCAAATCGACACGTCATTCAATAATCCTAAACGCTTAAACTCTACCAGATTTGCCCAAAGCTGCTCTAAAAACCAGAAAAAATTTTCCTTAAGAGCCGCTGTCGAGTTAGGACTCTAAAAGCGCGATCGCACGAGATTCCATGAAATCTCTGTGACAAATTTTCTAAGTATTTTTCTGATTTTTTGTACTTGACTTTTTGATGCAACCGGGGCAATCAATCTATTGACGATCGCCCATCGAGAATGTCAAAGATAGAACTGTGCGCCTCTATTTTGATCAAGATATTTTTGATCAAGATATTTCGCCTCTCCAAAACAGTCGCACTTTTTTCTCCCCCGGATTTCGCATGTATCTGTCAAAATCTGATTTCAAGCTGGCTCGGTCTTGCCCCACAAAACTTTACTATCGCAAGCTGGGCTATCCTTCGGTGCAAGAAGGCAGCGAGTTTCTAGAACTGCTGGCAGAGGGCGGATACATCGTGGAGGCGATCGCCAAGCTGCTATTTCCCGACGGGGTGCGCGTGCAAACCGAGGCAGACCCAGAAGCCGCAAACGCAGAAACCCTGGCGCTGCTGAATCACGCCGAAAATATTACGCTGTTTGAGGCGACGCTGCTGCACGAGCGGGCACTGGCCCGGACAGACATTTTGCTAAAGCAGGGGCAGCGCCTTGACCTGATCGAAGTCAAAGCGCGATCGTTTGACCAGTCCGAGTATCAGCGGCGCATCGACGAAGGCAAATCCAGCCTGTTTTCGCTGGCGGGGTGGCGCGACACCATTGAAGATGTGGCGTTTCAAACCCATCTGCTGCGATCGCACTTTCCCGATTTCGAGATTCGCGCCTTTTTGATGCTGCCCGACAAAACCAAACCCTCCGCCATCGACCAACTGCATCGCCAATTTCAGGTGCGCCGAGTTCCAATAGACGCGGGCTTTTCGCAGATTCAGGTCGAGTTTTCGGGCGATGTAGCAGCGCTAAAGTCCGCAAACTTCCTGACCCAAATCGACATCACCGCCGAAGTCGAAGCGCTGCTGCCGACGGTTCGCGCGGGCATCCAGCAATACACAGCGCTGCTCTGGCCCAGCTTGCAACGGGCCGAACCCGCATTGTCTATAAGCTGCCGCGACTGCGAATATTGGGTCGAGGATGAAGCTCCACTCAACGGCTTTCGTCACTGCTGGGGCGATCTGGCCGACGTATCGCCGCACCTGCTAGACCTGTATCGCGTCGGCAGCCTGCGCGATCGCGCCAACGAGCTAATTCGGCAAAGAAAAGTCAGCCTGTACGACGTAACGCCAGATCTGCTGGTCAAAAAAGACGGCTCCATGAGCGCCTACAGCGATCGCCAACTGCGCCAGCTCCACCACACCCGCGAAGACACCGAATGGGTGTCTGAGGAACTGGCGGATATTTTGGACAGTTTTGACTATCCGCTGCATTTCATCGATATGGAAACCTGCGCGCCCGCCATTCCCTGCTATAGCGGGATGCGCCCCTACGAAACGATCGCCTTCCAGTGGAGTTGCCACACGCTGACTGCACCGGATGCCAAACCGCAGCACGAGTGCTGGATTTGCACCGAAGACGAGTTCCCCAACTTCGCCTTTGCCGAATCGCTGATGCAGCGCCTCAGCACCACGGGCACCCCCTTCATGTGGAGCAACCACGAAAACACCGTGCTGCGCGAAATTTTGGAACAAATGGGGCGGCGCGGCTACAACAATCCTGCTCTGCGTGGCTGGCTTGGCCACACCGTCAAGCTTAACGGGGGCGATCGCGGCCGCCTGGTCGATCTCTGCCAGCTTACCGAAAAGCACTACCTCCATCCCCAGATGCGCGGCAGCACCTCTATTAAAGTCG contains:
- a CDS encoding dihydroorotase, which gives rise to MASLTTAPLVIRQAQVLLPDGAMALRDVRVENGAIAQISPDIPPTPDDTLIDAAGLTLLPGAIDPQVHFREPGLEHKEDLFTASCACAQGGITSFLEMPNTRPLTITQDALDDKLRRASEKCLVNYGFFIGATPENLPDLRTANPVCGIKVFMGSMHGPLLVNDDEALERIFYRDLSDPNYENRLIAVHAEDMARILQRREKYAGVSDPAIHSVIQDNEAALIATKRALALSKKYQRRLHILHLSTGEEAELLRQDKPAWVTAEVTPQHLLLNTYAYETIGTLAQMNPPLRSPQDNAILWQALMDGVLDFIATDHAPHTLEEKAQTYPNTPLSGMPGVETSLPLMLTQAAKGRCTVAQVVNWMSTAVAKAYKIPNKGAIAPGYDADLVLVDLETYRPVRRETLKTKCGWSPFEGWDLTGWPVVTIVGGQVVFDHGTLNTAVRGQALRFE
- a CDS encoding DUF2779 domain-containing protein; translated protein: MYLSKSDFKLARSCPTKLYYRKLGYPSVQEGSEFLELLAEGGYIVEAIAKLLFPDGVRVQTEADPEAANAETLALLNHAENITLFEATLLHERALARTDILLKQGQRLDLIEVKARSFDQSEYQRRIDEGKSSLFSLAGWRDTIEDVAFQTHLLRSHFPDFEIRAFLMLPDKTKPSAIDQLHRQFQVRRVPIDAGFSQIQVEFSGDVAALKSANFLTQIDITAEVEALLPTVRAGIQQYTALLWPSLQRAEPALSISCRDCEYWVEDEAPLNGFRHCWGDLADVSPHLLDLYRVGSLRDRANELIRQRKVSLYDVTPDLLVKKDGSMSAYSDRQLRQLHHTREDTEWVSEELADILDSFDYPLHFIDMETCAPAIPCYSGMRPYETIAFQWSCHTLTAPDAKPQHECWICTEDEFPNFAFAESLMQRLSTTGTPFMWSNHENTVLREILEQMGRRGYNNPALRGWLGHTVKLNGGDRGRLVDLCQLTEKHYLHPQMRGSTSIKVVLEAVWRTNPALRDRFPEYVCYDETGRLLSPYKALPTQLINGGAIAVTEGTAAVRAYRAMVHHTEGICDPATRDQWKDLLLQYCQLDTAAMVMIWWHWVGLLGGRERGG
- a CDS encoding SH3 domain-containing protein codes for the protein MRVKHWIAGGVAACSALVIAATAALAQVATVTVDELNVRRGPGTSHPVTFVLREGDRVEIIRRQGSWAFVVGERGGEGWVFAQYLSASAPPPRPSPSPSPTNDVFRSTGTIDNARYDGSGEAQLVIGRQNRDGSISLTSGRFSIEYIGTVRSNFEGAVELQVNQFRSSEMGYRTVPASGTCNIQTSGGTSISRSFCSVTGSGIDHGRSNFTSR
- a CDS encoding Gfo/Idh/MocA family protein — its product is MTLSEIGVAVVGTGFGQKIHIPGFQIHHQTKLVAVQHRDRPKAEAIAQAHNIPHACQSVEEVVALPEVQAVSITTPPFLHYEQAKTVLNAGKHLLLEKPTAMSLAEAEELRDIAQARGLVAALDFEFRFVPAWMRLAELLAEGFVGQKRLVKVDWLVSGRADANRPWNWYARKDQGGGALGALGSHTFDYLRWLFGPATRLCGSLSTTIPTRPDPATGEPKPVDSDDTGRIWLELADGTPVQITLSTVTFQGRGHWVEVYGDRGTLILGSDHQTDYVHGFKLWAAPPGQPLTEVEIPERLAFPQTYPDGRLAPFIRVVDSWVRAIAQEPSPMPTLADGVYSQRLIDRTHESHQKGGWVSL